A part of Paenibacillus sp. sptzw28 genomic DNA contains:
- a CDS encoding ATP-binding protein, with protein MSEAIIFIGVQGAGKSTFYKRRFFRTHMRINLDMLKTRRREQIFLQAAFDAKQPFVIDNTNPAADARRGYIALSKKAGFLITGYYFETPLEDALQRNDSRLGKERIPDKAVQITYGKMEIPKYEEGFDELFTVKLMKEDYIIERITKDSI; from the coding sequence ATGTCTGAGGCGATTATTTTCATCGGCGTTCAGGGAGCCGGGAAATCCACCTTTTACAAGCGCCGTTTTTTCCGTACTCATATGCGTATTAATCTGGATATGCTGAAGACCAGAAGGCGGGAGCAGATTTTTCTGCAGGCGGCATTTGATGCCAAACAACCATTTGTGATTGACAACACGAACCCGGCGGCCGATGCGAGAAGAGGATATATTGCGTTATCAAAAAAAGCGGGTTTTCTAATTACCGGCTATTATTTCGAGACCCCGCTGGAAGACGCGCTGCAAAGAAATGATTCCAGGCTGGGTAAAGAACGCATCCCGGATAAGGCGGTACAAATTACGTATGGAAAAATGGAAATACCTAAATACGAAGAAGGCTTCGACGAATTATTCACGGTAAAACTGATGAAAGAAGATTATATTATCGAGCGAATTACGAAGGATTCAATTTAA
- a CDS encoding ABC transporter permease, with the protein MVPAIVLIFIFSYLPMGGIIIAFQDFNPVKGITGSEFVGLDNFQFFVKSSDTIKIIANTLFLNILFIFFGTLASITIAIMLSELGGKWFKRISQSLVTLPNFLSWTVIAMFSTSLLATDNGMLNKVLALFGAAPISFYSEPGYWPVILVMIRIWQAAGFGSIIYLATISGINPDIYESASIDGATRWSKIRFITLPLLKPTIILMLLLAMGGIFYGDFGMIYALVGRNPVLYPTTDVIDTYVFRALMDLGDMSMAAAVGVFQSVVGFIFVVGANQLARKFSPDSALF; encoded by the coding sequence ATGGTTCCCGCTATTGTACTTATTTTTATTTTTTCTTATCTGCCGATGGGCGGCATTATCATTGCATTCCAGGATTTTAACCCTGTCAAGGGGATAACCGGCAGCGAATTTGTCGGGCTCGACAATTTCCAATTTTTCGTAAAATCAAGCGATACAATCAAAATTATCGCGAACACGCTTTTTTTGAATATTTTATTCATTTTTTTCGGTACGCTGGCTTCCATCACTATCGCAATAATGCTGTCGGAGCTTGGCGGCAAATGGTTTAAAAGAATCAGTCAGTCGCTTGTTACGCTCCCGAACTTCCTATCGTGGACGGTAATAGCCATGTTCTCGACATCACTGCTGGCTACGGACAATGGTATGCTGAACAAAGTTCTTGCTCTCTTCGGCGCAGCTCCGATCTCATTCTACTCAGAGCCCGGTTATTGGCCGGTCATTCTTGTTATGATCAGAATTTGGCAGGCCGCAGGTTTTGGTTCCATTATCTATCTCGCTACCATTTCGGGAATAAACCCGGACATTTACGAATCGGCATCGATCGACGGTGCCACACGGTGGTCGAAAATCCGTTTTATAACACTGCCGCTTCTTAAGCCGACCATCATTCTTATGCTTTTGCTGGCCATGGGCGGGATTTTTTACGGTGATTTCGGAATGATTTACGCGTTAGTCGGAAGAAACCCGGTGCTTTACCCGACAACGGATGTCATCGATACCTATGTATTCAGAGCACTGATGGATTTGGGCGATATGAGCATGGCCGCAGCCGTCGGCGTGTTCCAATCGGTAGTCGGATTTATTTTTGTAGTGGGAGCCAACCAACTGGCCCGCAAATTCAGTCCCGATTCGGCGTTATTCTAA